From Pseudomonas sp. LS1212, the proteins below share one genomic window:
- a CDS encoding alpha-xenorhabdolysin family binary toxin subunit B, translated as MIEEFQYVQPDVFVIKAISRSLQLSASSEALAFLPVAQERLEQLNQQLAGAEQQFFARTLLRLVTLQNINLGQTIEVVEAQQRTQTLTSAENTALVAELKDEFKYSISQELGQLRSLALVIDQDLRQVRAIGLPSVEGTLRTYSMQQKSLVTRIAELQTQIEKDQETVSQITAAIELFEKRDWLSVFRNLIPTASEVEMAVQAATLGKVDQDLITAVLGKLTANIDLVSGGRRFNKLAKERTRLHAVITQAKSDQQALLQEKATIEPRLVALSGVSQLWAAALQWTQEVEKVLTSLQGFLAQNLLDAVSDIESMKVIKDRFMTLTHYLALIRQANEGR; from the coding sequence ATGATTGAAGAATTTCAGTATGTACAGCCCGATGTATTCGTGATCAAAGCTATTTCTCGCTCCCTCCAGCTCAGCGCTTCATCAGAGGCGCTCGCATTCCTGCCGGTTGCGCAGGAGCGGCTTGAACAGTTGAATCAGCAGCTGGCAGGCGCCGAACAACAGTTTTTCGCCCGGACCTTGTTACGCCTGGTTACGTTGCAAAACATCAACCTGGGTCAGACCATTGAGGTGGTTGAGGCGCAGCAGCGTACGCAAACGTTGACGTCAGCGGAAAATACAGCGCTGGTGGCTGAGTTGAAAGATGAGTTCAAATATTCGATTTCGCAAGAACTTGGGCAGCTGCGTTCTCTGGCGCTGGTAATTGATCAGGATCTGCGTCAAGTCCGGGCCATTGGATTGCCGAGCGTGGAAGGCACTCTCCGAACCTACAGCATGCAGCAGAAGAGTTTGGTAACCCGCATCGCTGAATTGCAGACGCAGATTGAAAAGGATCAGGAGACCGTCTCGCAGATTACCGCCGCGATCGAGCTGTTCGAAAAGCGGGATTGGCTTAGCGTTTTCAGAAATCTGATTCCAACTGCAAGCGAAGTAGAAATGGCCGTTCAAGCGGCGACGTTGGGAAAGGTGGATCAGGACCTGATCACCGCTGTGCTCGGGAAGCTCACCGCAAATATCGATCTGGTCAGTGGAGGGCGAAGATTCAACAAACTGGCCAAAGAGCGCACTCGCTTGCATGCAGTCATAACCCAGGCAAAAAGCGACCAGCAAGCGCTGCTCCAGGAAAAAGCCACAATCGAGCCAAGGCTCGTGGCGCTATCTGGCGTTTCTCAGCTCTGGGCGGCCGCCCTGCAGTGGACACAGGAAGTCGAAAAAGTGCTGACTTCACTGCAGGGCTTCCTGGCGCAGAATCTCTTGGATGCCGTGAGCGACATCGAGTCAATGAAAGTCATCAAGGATCGATTCATGACCTTGACTCACTATCTGGCTTTGATTCGTCAGGCCAACGAAGGGCGGTGA
- a CDS encoding alpha-xenorhabdolysin family binary toxin subunit A: MEETYKDLKDLSLQDKAVYVPVQYFDISLNAEGKSSRPPALLFTLDNLISIKKYVRWAFARPVDISAVEEFLGYRDSGINGLQPVDIQALHQEVVQHALDWQALEQGSKRLGIELDIFGKKFVGVGQAIITFIKQTEAYKQYGSLDDLKEEEIEALQNYPLSETDRTSIRYIQEFLTIAKDDIARYQSKVAAVRALAREFARKITEAILPKVRQKRAIADREGLEETIAGYVESLRDLEGQVAEKIAEYNQNVGYALSGLLFGPIGVAVTGGIYGSKAEQIRYEKNEMLNQTAEIIELLRVKRPLLSSLNGLSLYLEDVASRLGETEHASKNLEDVWQIIAAYVEASLTELNAIDDSQRLVIFSLRFSRVITPWETIQGHAEQLSKLFNEALEASTSTTANPISK; this comes from the coding sequence ATGGAAGAAACATATAAGGATCTGAAAGATTTATCGCTGCAGGACAAAGCTGTGTACGTGCCGGTGCAGTACTTTGATATTTCGCTCAATGCTGAGGGTAAGTCCAGTCGGCCCCCAGCATTGTTGTTTACACTAGATAATCTGATTTCGATTAAAAAGTATGTTCGATGGGCGTTCGCTCGGCCGGTCGATATTTCTGCAGTCGAGGAATTTCTTGGGTATCGTGACAGCGGAATCAATGGGCTACAGCCGGTTGATATCCAGGCGCTTCATCAGGAAGTGGTACAACATGCCCTCGACTGGCAGGCACTTGAGCAGGGCAGTAAAAGGCTGGGAATCGAGCTCGATATTTTTGGTAAAAAATTTGTTGGGGTAGGCCAGGCAATAATCACATTTATCAAGCAGACCGAAGCCTATAAACAATACGGTTCGCTCGATGACCTCAAGGAAGAAGAAATCGAAGCCTTGCAAAACTACCCTTTAAGTGAAACGGATCGCACGTCAATTCGTTATATTCAAGAGTTTCTGACTATCGCAAAAGACGACATCGCCCGTTATCAGTCGAAGGTTGCAGCGGTTAGAGCACTGGCCAGAGAGTTTGCCCGGAAAATTACCGAAGCTATCTTGCCGAAGGTCAGGCAGAAGAGAGCCATTGCAGATCGGGAAGGGTTGGAAGAAACGATTGCGGGTTACGTGGAATCATTGAGGGATTTGGAAGGTCAGGTCGCAGAGAAAATTGCTGAATACAACCAGAACGTCGGCTACGCCTTGAGCGGATTGCTTTTCGGCCCTATTGGCGTGGCAGTGACCGGAGGGATATATGGCTCGAAAGCAGAACAAATTCGTTACGAAAAAAATGAAATGTTGAATCAGACTGCGGAAATTATCGAGCTGCTACGGGTAAAACGACCGTTGTTAAGCAGCCTTAATGGGTTGTCATTGTATCTGGAGGATGTCGCTAGCCGTCTGGGTGAAACGGAGCACGCCAGTAAAAACCTCGAGGATGTTTGGCAGATTATCGCGGCCTACGTTGAGGCATCATTGACTGAGTTGAATGCAATCGATGATAGCCAACGGCTTGTCATCTTTTCCTTGCGTTTTTCGCGTGTTATCACCCCTTGGGAAACGATTCAGGGGCACGCCGAGCAATTGTCGAAATTATTCAATGAGGCATTGGAAGCATCCACCTCGACAACAGCTAATCCAATATCAAAATAA
- the cmoA gene encoding carboxy-S-adenosyl-L-methionine synthase CmoA encodes MSKEPDRLFAQPLAQVPDFAFNEDVVRVFPDMIKRSVPGYPTIVENLGVLAAQFAQPHSVLYDLGSSLGAVTQALRRHVRSEGCQVIAVDNSSAMVERCREYLNAQDSMFQELLPVEVIEADILALDFKPASVVALNFTLQFIAPGQRLALLSRIRQALVPGGALILSEKLRFNDAEEHALLTDLHIAFKRANGYSDLEIAQKRSAIENVMKPDSLEEHRERLLAAGFSKVVPWFQCLNFASLIALP; translated from the coding sequence GTGAGCAAAGAGCCCGATCGCCTATTCGCCCAGCCGCTGGCCCAGGTGCCCGACTTCGCCTTCAATGAAGACGTGGTGCGGGTTTTCCCTGACATGATCAAGCGCTCGGTGCCCGGTTATCCGACCATAGTCGAGAACCTTGGCGTGCTGGCCGCCCAGTTCGCCCAGCCACACAGCGTGCTCTATGATCTGGGCAGTTCGCTCGGGGCGGTCACCCAGGCACTGCGCCGGCATGTGCGCAGCGAGGGCTGTCAGGTAATCGCCGTGGACAATTCCTCGGCCATGGTCGAGCGCTGCCGCGAATACCTCAACGCCCAGGACTCGATGTTCCAGGAGCTGCTGCCGGTAGAGGTGATCGAGGCCGACATTCTCGCGCTGGACTTCAAACCGGCGTCGGTGGTGGCCCTGAACTTCACACTCCAATTCATCGCCCCTGGACAGCGCCTGGCCCTGCTCAGTCGCATTCGCCAGGCGCTGGTGCCTGGCGGCGCGCTGATTCTCTCGGAAAAGCTGCGTTTCAACGATGCCGAAGAACACGCCCTGCTCACCGACCTGCATATCGCCTTCAAGCGCGCCAATGGCTACAGCGACCTGGAAATAGCCCAGAAGCGCAGTGCCATCGAAAACGTAATGAAACCCGACAGCCTGGAAGAACACCGCGAGCGCCTGCTGGCCGCCGGCTTCTCGAAAGTCGTTCCCTGGTTCCAATGCCTTAACTTTGCCTCGTTGATTGCCCTGCCATGA
- the cmoB gene encoding tRNA 5-methoxyuridine(34)/uridine 5-oxyacetic acid(34) synthase CmoB yields the protein MIDLAPLVRRLAGTPLADWAGGLQAQLDAKMEKGHGDLERWQSALDALPALIPTEVDLTDGLTLDTDCDSETRARMRQALMGLSPWRKGPFDLFGVHVDTEWRSDWKWSRVSPHLDLRGKRVLDVGCGNGYYQWRMLGAGADSVIGVDPNWLFFCQFQAVQRYLPELPAWHLPFALEDLPANLEGFDTVFSMGVFYHRRSPIEHLLALKDCLVKGGELVLETLVVTGDAQQVLVPEDRYAQMRNVWFLPSVPALELWLRRAGFSDVRCVDVSITSIEEQRSTEWMRYQSLSDFLDPNDHSRTIEGLPAPMRAVMVARK from the coding sequence ATGATTGATCTCGCCCCCTTGGTCCGCCGTCTGGCGGGCACTCCCCTGGCTGACTGGGCTGGTGGCCTGCAAGCGCAACTCGATGCCAAGATGGAAAAAGGCCACGGCGACCTCGAGCGCTGGCAAAGCGCGCTCGATGCCCTGCCCGCCCTGATCCCGACCGAAGTCGACCTGACCGATGGCCTGACCCTCGACACCGACTGCGACAGCGAAACCCGCGCACGCATGCGCCAGGCGCTGATGGGCTTGTCACCCTGGCGCAAGGGGCCGTTCGACCTGTTCGGCGTGCACGTCGATACCGAATGGCGCTCGGACTGGAAATGGTCGCGGGTTTCCCCGCACCTGGATCTGCGTGGCAAGCGCGTGCTGGATGTGGGCTGCGGCAACGGCTATTACCAGTGGCGCATGCTCGGCGCCGGTGCCGACAGCGTGATCGGCGTGGACCCCAACTGGTTATTCTTCTGCCAGTTCCAGGCCGTACAGCGTTATCTTCCGGAACTTCCAGCCTGGCACCTGCCCTTTGCCCTGGAGGATTTGCCAGCGAACCTGGAGGGTTTCGACACTGTGTTTTCCATGGGCGTGTTCTACCATCGTCGCTCGCCCATCGAACACCTGCTGGCCCTGAAGGATTGCCTGGTCAAAGGCGGCGAACTGGTGCTCGAAACCCTGGTGGTGACCGGTGACGCGCAGCAAGTGCTGGTCCCCGAAGATCGCTATGCGCAAATGCGCAACGTCTGGTTCCTGCCCTCGGTACCGGCGTTGGAACTGTGGCTGCGGCGCGCCGGCTTCAGTGATGTGCGCTGCGTCGATGTGAGCATCACCAGCATCGAGGAACAGCGCAGCACCGAATGGATGCGTTACCAGTCGCTCAGCGACTTCCTCGACCCCAATGATCACAGCCGCACCATCGAAGGCTTGCCTGCGCCAATGCGGGCGGTGATGGTCGCGCGCAAGTAA
- a CDS encoding OprD family porin: MGKRITRSLAVFSALASFAPQWAVAEDSREGFIEGSSLTLLNRNFYFNRDDRKGQSSPTGNGYSEAWAHGIIGRFESGFTQGTVGVGVDAFAMLGLKLDTGDGRNGGRSSFDMLPVDRNGKAGDELSKVGGAAKLRAFDTVVRVGDVFPTTPVVHYGDSRLLPESFRGVTAENTGIEGLKVQGGRLHAMSQPLSSNPRDGFVTFYGGAVDSPWLGYFGGDYEVNSNLSLSLYSSRLKDVWNQYYGGASFKYPISTTLSAFAGFNYYKAVDEGKQQLGEFNNDIWSGKVGVKYGAHTVALSHQRNNGDDDFDYLRQSDSIFLDNSIQYSDFNAPGERSWMVRYDLDMAAFGVPGLSFMTRYGKGTDVDYSNANGVYMRRDAAGNPLTDQKRWERDFEVKYVVQSGSLRDMSLRLRQANTRATAFESDLDEVRLIVEYPLALL; this comes from the coding sequence ATGGGAAAAAGAATCACGAGGTCTTTGGCTGTTTTCTCGGCTTTGGCAAGTTTTGCACCGCAATGGGCCGTGGCCGAAGATTCAAGGGAGGGTTTTATCGAGGGCAGCAGCCTGACGTTGCTCAATCGTAATTTCTATTTCAATCGCGATGATCGCAAGGGCCAGTCCAGCCCTACCGGCAACGGTTATTCCGAGGCCTGGGCGCATGGCATTATCGGCCGCTTCGAGTCGGGTTTTACCCAGGGCACCGTGGGCGTGGGCGTCGACGCATTCGCCATGCTCGGGCTCAAACTCGATACCGGCGATGGTCGCAATGGCGGGCGTAGTTCGTTCGACATGCTGCCGGTCGATCGTAACGGCAAGGCTGGCGATGAACTCAGCAAGGTCGGCGGAGCCGCCAAGCTCCGTGCATTCGACACGGTGGTGAGAGTCGGCGACGTATTTCCCACGACCCCGGTGGTGCACTACGGCGACTCGCGTCTGTTGCCGGAGAGCTTTCGCGGGGTGACTGCCGAGAATACCGGCATCGAGGGGCTCAAGGTTCAAGGCGGGCGCTTGCATGCCATGAGCCAGCCGCTTTCGAGCAACCCGCGCGACGGCTTCGTCACCTTCTATGGTGGCGCGGTCGATTCCCCTTGGCTGGGCTACTTCGGCGGTGATTACGAGGTCAATTCGAACCTGTCCCTGAGCCTCTATTCCAGTCGTTTGAAGGATGTCTGGAACCAGTATTACGGCGGCGCGAGCTTCAAGTATCCGATCTCGACCACTCTCAGCGCCTTTGCCGGCTTCAACTATTACAAAGCGGTGGATGAGGGCAAGCAACAGTTGGGCGAATTCAACAACGACATCTGGAGCGGCAAGGTCGGCGTCAAGTACGGCGCTCACACCGTGGCGTTGTCGCACCAACGTAACAACGGCGACGACGATTTCGATTATCTGCGTCAATCCGACTCCATCTTTCTCGACAACTCGATCCAATACAGCGACTTCAACGCACCCGGGGAACGCTCGTGGATGGTCCGCTACGACCTCGACATGGCAGCCTTCGGCGTGCCTGGACTGTCGTTCATGACCCGTTATGGCAAAGGCACTGATGTGGACTATTCCAATGCCAATGGCGTGTACATGCGCCGGGATGCCGCTGGCAACCCATTGACCGATCAGAAGCGCTGGGAGCGTGATTTCGAAGTCAAATACGTCGTGCAGTCCGGCTCGTTGAGGGATATGTCATTACGGCTGCGGCAGGCGAACACGCGGGCGACGGCTTTCGAGTCGGACCTGGATGAGGTGCGGCTGATTGTCGAATATCCACTGGCCTTGCTTTAA
- a CDS encoding CusA/CzcA family heavy metal efflux RND transporter, with protein MFERIIQFAIEQRIIVLLAVLLMAGLGIASYQKLPIDAVPDITNVQVQINTTAAGFSPLETEQRITFPIETAMAGLPALQQTRSLSRSGLSQVTVIFKDGTDLFFARQLVNERLQVAREQLPEGVEAVMGPISTGLGEIFLWTVEAREGALKEDGSAYTLSDLRVIQDWIIKPQLRNVPGVAEINTIGGFAKEYQIAPDPRRLAAYKLTLTDLVTALERNNANVGAGYIERSGEQLLIRAPGQVASTDDIANIVMANIDGTPIRIRNVADVGLGRELRTGAATENGREVVLGTVFMLIGENSRTVSQAVAAKLADINRSLPKGVVAVTVYDRTTLVDKAIATVRNNLVEGAILVIAVLFLFLGNIRAALITAMVIPLAMLFAFTGMFANKVSANLMSLGALDFGIIVDGAVVIVENAIRRLAHAQQQHGRTLTRSERMHEVFAAAKEARRALVFGQLIIMVVYLPIFALTGVEGKMFHPMAFTVVIALFGAMILSVTFVPAAIALLVTGKVKEEDNLLMRSARRGYEPVLKWVMGHRPAAFSVAVTAILLSGLVASRMGSEFVPSLSEGDFALQALRVPGTSLTQSVQMQQQLEKAVIERVPEVERIFARTGTAEIASDPMPPNISDSYVMLKPKDQWPDPSKRREQLIEDIQRASAVVPGSNHELSQPIQLRFNELISGVRSDVAVKVFGDDMDVLNKTAGQIAETLQKVTGASEVKVEQTSGLPVLTINIDRDKAARYGLNVGDVQDTIAVAVGGRQAGTLYEGDRRFEMVVRLSDKLRTDIQGLSRLLIPVPATVDSAEQIGFIALADVASLDLVLGPNQVSRENGKRLVVVSANVRGRDIGSFVQEAGEQIERQVQIPAGYWTTWGGQFEQLQSAARRLQIVVPVALLLVFALLFMMFNNLKDGLLVFTGIPFALTGGVFALWLRDIPLSISAGVGFIALSGVAVLNGLVMIAFIRNLREEGRPLRLAIDEGALTRLRPVLMTALVASLGFVPMALATGTGAEVQRPLATVVIGGILSSTALTLLVLPALYYWAHRKEEQEEIIR; from the coding sequence ATGTTTGAACGCATCATTCAGTTCGCGATAGAGCAGCGCATCATTGTGTTGCTCGCTGTCCTGCTCATGGCCGGGCTGGGCATCGCCAGCTACCAGAAGCTGCCGATCGACGCCGTGCCGGACATCACCAACGTCCAGGTGCAGATCAATACCACGGCGGCGGGATTCTCGCCGCTGGAAACCGAGCAGCGCATCACCTTCCCGATCGAGACAGCCATGGCCGGTTTGCCGGCCTTGCAGCAAACCCGCTCGCTGTCGCGTTCGGGGCTGTCCCAGGTGACGGTGATCTTCAAGGATGGCACCGACCTGTTCTTCGCCCGCCAGCTGGTCAACGAGCGCTTGCAGGTTGCACGCGAGCAATTGCCCGAAGGGGTTGAAGCGGTCATGGGGCCGATATCGACCGGGCTCGGCGAGATTTTCCTGTGGACGGTTGAAGCCAGGGAAGGCGCGTTGAAGGAAGACGGCAGCGCTTATACCCTGTCCGATCTGCGGGTGATCCAGGACTGGATCATCAAGCCGCAGTTGCGCAACGTACCGGGCGTAGCCGAGATCAACACCATCGGCGGTTTCGCCAAGGAGTACCAGATTGCCCCCGACCCCAGGCGGCTGGCCGCTTACAAGCTGACGCTGACCGACCTGGTCACGGCGCTCGAGCGCAACAATGCCAACGTCGGCGCCGGCTACATCGAGCGCAGCGGCGAGCAGTTGTTGATTCGCGCACCGGGTCAGGTCGCCAGCACCGACGATATTGCCAACATCGTCATGGCCAATATCGATGGCACGCCGATTCGCATCAGGAACGTGGCGGACGTCGGCCTGGGTCGGGAACTGCGTACCGGCGCCGCCACCGAGAACGGTCGTGAGGTGGTGCTGGGTACAGTGTTCATGCTGATCGGCGAGAACAGCCGGACAGTCTCCCAGGCTGTCGCGGCGAAACTGGCCGATATCAACCGCTCCCTGCCCAAGGGCGTGGTTGCGGTCACAGTGTACGACCGTACGACGCTGGTCGACAAAGCAATCGCCACGGTAAGGAACAACCTGGTCGAAGGCGCGATCCTGGTGATCGCGGTGCTCTTTTTGTTCCTGGGCAACATTCGCGCGGCGCTGATTACCGCGATGGTCATTCCACTGGCGATGCTGTTCGCCTTTACCGGCATGTTCGCCAACAAGGTCAGCGCCAACCTGATGAGCCTGGGCGCGCTGGACTTTGGCATCATCGTCGACGGTGCGGTGGTGATCGTCGAAAACGCCATCAGGCGCCTGGCCCATGCCCAGCAACAGCATGGCCGCACGCTGACGCGCTCCGAACGTATGCACGAAGTGTTCGCGGCGGCAAAGGAGGCGCGGCGGGCGCTGGTGTTCGGGCAGTTGATCATCATGGTGGTGTACCTGCCGATCTTCGCCCTGACCGGGGTGGAAGGCAAAATGTTCCATCCCATGGCTTTCACCGTCGTCATCGCCCTGTTCGGCGCCATGATTCTCTCGGTGACCTTCGTGCCGGCAGCGATCGCGCTGTTGGTCACCGGCAAGGTAAAGGAAGAGGATAACCTGCTGATGCGCAGCGCCCGGCGTGGCTACGAGCCGGTGCTCAAGTGGGTGATGGGCCATCGCCCGGCAGCTTTCTCTGTGGCAGTCACGGCCATCCTGCTTTCGGGGCTGGTGGCCAGCCGCATGGGCAGCGAGTTCGTTCCGAGCCTGAGTGAAGGCGATTTCGCCTTGCAGGCCCTGCGGGTGCCGGGAACCAGCCTGACGCAATCGGTGCAGATGCAGCAGCAGCTGGAAAAGGCCGTGATCGAACGGGTGCCGGAAGTCGAGCGAATATTTGCCCGCACCGGCACCGCCGAAATCGCTTCGGACCCGATGCCGCCGAACATTTCCGACAGCTATGTCATGCTCAAGCCCAAGGACCAGTGGCCGGATCCGAGCAAGCGTCGCGAGCAGCTGATCGAGGATATCCAGCGCGCCAGCGCGGTGGTGCCGGGGAGCAACCATGAACTTTCGCAGCCGATCCAGCTGCGCTTCAACGAACTGATTTCCGGGGTGCGCAGCGACGTTGCGGTCAAGGTTTTCGGTGATGACATGGACGTGCTCAACAAGACTGCCGGGCAAATTGCCGAGACCTTGCAGAAGGTCACGGGGGCCTCGGAGGTCAAGGTCGAACAGACCTCGGGCTTGCCGGTACTGACGATCAACATCGACCGCGACAAGGCCGCTCGCTATGGCCTCAACGTCGGCGACGTGCAGGACACCATTGCTGTGGCCGTCGGTGGTCGGCAGGCGGGCACGCTGTACGAGGGCGATCGGCGCTTCGAAATGGTCGTCAGGCTCTCGGACAAGCTGCGCACCGACATCCAGGGGCTCTCCCGTCTGCTGATTCCGGTGCCGGCCACAGTCGACAGCGCCGAGCAGATCGGTTTTATCGCCCTGGCGGATGTGGCCAGCCTCGATCTGGTGCTGGGTCCCAACCAGGTCAGCCGGGAGAACGGCAAGCGGCTGGTGGTGGTCAGCGCCAATGTGCGTGGCCGCGATATCGGTTCGTTCGTGCAGGAGGCGGGCGAGCAGATCGAGCGACAGGTGCAGATCCCGGCCGGTTACTGGACCACCTGGGGTGGTCAGTTCGAGCAACTGCAATCGGCGGCCAGGCGCCTGCAGATCGTGGTGCCGGTTGCCTTGCTGTTGGTGTTCGCCTTGCTGTTCATGATGTTCAACAACCTCAAGGATGGCCTGTTGGTGTTTACCGGCATTCCTTTTGCCCTGACCGGCGGGGTGTTTGCCTTGTGGCTGCGCGATATTCCCCTGTCGATTTCTGCCGGCGTCGGGTTCATCGCCCTGTCGGGCGTGGCAGTGCTCAACGGCCTGGTGATGATTGCCTTTATCCGTAACCTTCGCGAAGAGGGGCGCCCCCTGCGCCTGGCCATCGATGAAGGCGCCTTGACCCGGTTGCGTCCAGTATTGATGACCGCATTGGTGGCCTCATTGGGATTTGTTCCGATGGCCCTGGCAACCGGTACCGGGGCTGAAGTGCAGCGGCCTTTGGCGACGGTGGTGATCGGCGGAATTCTGTCTTCTACCGCGCTGACATTGTTGGTATTGCCGGCACTTTACTATTGGGCGCACCGAAAGGAAGAACAGGAGGAAATCATCAGGTGA
- a CDS encoding efflux RND transporter periplasmic adaptor subunit produces the protein MDKKYIMVGLLALAVGLGGGAWVQRELGSTPTATRSGHEEADEHGEDGHAQAAQPQGEADRLVLSAEQIQAAGIEVAQARPRQLSNTLSLLGEIRFDEDRTAHVVPRAAGVVESVQVSLGQAVKQGDLLAVIASQQISDQRSELAASQRRVELARTTYERERQLWQEKISAEQDFLQARQALQEAEIAVNNARQKMSAISGSSVLAGGNRYELRAPFDGVVVEKHLVPGEVVSEASNAFTLSDLSRVWATFGVAPKDLGKVQVGEPVTISAIELGEQVTGTVSYVGSLLGEQTRTATVRVTLDNPRGVWRPGLFVSVLLPTDTRPALVAVPEQAIQVLEDRPSVFIRLAEGFLAQPVVLGASEAGHVEIKQGLQAGQWVATVGSFVLKSELGKASAEHAH, from the coding sequence ATGGACAAGAAATACATCATGGTCGGTCTCTTGGCCCTGGCGGTCGGGCTAGGGGGCGGGGCCTGGGTGCAACGCGAGCTCGGCAGCACCCCCACAGCGACCCGGAGCGGGCATGAAGAGGCCGACGAACATGGCGAAGACGGGCATGCCCAGGCTGCGCAGCCGCAAGGCGAGGCCGACCGGTTGGTGCTCAGTGCCGAGCAGATCCAGGCGGCCGGGATCGAAGTGGCCCAGGCCCGTCCGCGGCAACTGAGCAATACGCTTTCGCTGCTTGGGGAAATCCGCTTCGACGAAGACCGGACAGCCCACGTGGTGCCCAGGGCTGCGGGTGTGGTCGAGTCGGTCCAGGTCAGTCTCGGCCAAGCGGTGAAGCAGGGGGACCTGCTGGCTGTCATCGCCAGTCAGCAGATTTCCGATCAACGCAGTGAGCTGGCGGCGAGCCAGCGTCGGGTCGAGCTGGCACGCACCACCTATGAGCGTGAACGACAGCTATGGCAGGAAAAAATCTCTGCCGAGCAAGACTTTCTGCAGGCACGGCAGGCCCTGCAGGAAGCCGAGATTGCCGTGAACAATGCCCGCCAGAAGATGAGCGCGATCAGTGGCAGCAGCGTATTGGCCGGGGGTAACCGCTATGAGTTGCGCGCCCCCTTCGACGGCGTGGTGGTGGAGAAGCATCTGGTGCCCGGCGAGGTGGTCAGCGAGGCCAGCAATGCCTTCACCCTGTCGGACCTGTCACGGGTCTGGGCCACCTTCGGCGTTGCCCCCAAGGACCTGGGCAAGGTTCAGGTTGGCGAACCGGTAACGATCAGTGCAATCGAACTCGGCGAGCAGGTGACCGGCACGGTGAGCTATGTCGGCAGCCTGCTTGGCGAGCAGACCCGCACCGCAACCGTGCGGGTGACCCTGGACAACCCTCGTGGCGTCTGGAGGCCGGGGCTGTTCGTCTCGGTGCTGTTGCCGACCGACACACGCCCGGCCCTGGTCGCGGTGCCCGAACAAGCCATCCAGGTCCTGGAAGACAGGCCTTCGGTGTTTATCCGGCTTGCCGAGGGATTTCTCGCCCAACCAGTGGTACTGGGCGCCAGCGAAGCCGGGCATGTCGAGATCAAGCAGGGCCTGCAGGCAGGCCAGTGGGTCGCGACCGTCGGCAGTTTCGTTCTCAAGTCGGAGTTGGGCAAGGCCTCGGCCGAGCACGCCCACTGA
- a CDS encoding TolC family protein → MIVALAVSWSARLPAASGPTLTLEEALQTALANNPELAAAQWGIEIARGDRQQAGLVPNPELSWEAEDTRRNSRTTTLSISQAVELGGKRGARVELARRGQDVAQVELERQRNLLRANVIGAFSGAARAQERQQLAEQSQALAERGLSIAQGRIRAGKASPVEATRAQVQLSEVRLEVSRAHTQRANAYQQLAEVTGAPFAQFSRVESGIAVPERVPEAARLLGRIGDTADLRLAQLQVDQREASLGLERSQRIPDLRVSLGSQYSETDRERVNVVGLSMPVPLFNRNQGNILAAARRADQARDLRNAAELRLRTDVRQALDQWNTAQNEVTSFNQIILPAAQNAVDVATRGFEMGKFGFLDVLDAQRTLINARTQYLQAAAQVTDAWVQIERAFGDLSNTQ, encoded by the coding sequence GTGATCGTGGCCCTGGCAGTGAGCTGGAGTGCGCGCCTTCCGGCCGCGTCAGGCCCGACGCTCACCCTTGAGGAGGCCCTGCAGACGGCATTGGCCAATAACCCCGAGCTGGCCGCGGCGCAGTGGGGCATTGAAATTGCCCGGGGCGATCGACAGCAGGCCGGCCTGGTGCCCAATCCCGAATTGTCCTGGGAAGCGGAGGACACCCGGCGAAACTCGCGAACCACCACCTTGAGCATTAGTCAGGCAGTGGAATTGGGCGGCAAGCGTGGTGCTCGCGTTGAGTTGGCGCGGCGTGGCCAGGATGTCGCACAGGTGGAGTTGGAGCGCCAGCGCAATCTGTTGCGCGCCAATGTCATCGGCGCCTTCTCGGGCGCCGCGCGCGCGCAAGAGCGCCAGCAGCTGGCCGAGCAGTCGCAGGCACTGGCCGAACGGGGCCTGAGCATTGCCCAAGGGCGGATCAGGGCCGGCAAAGCCTCGCCTGTCGAAGCCACTCGCGCTCAGGTGCAGTTGTCGGAAGTACGTCTGGAAGTGAGCCGCGCGCACACGCAGCGGGCCAATGCCTATCAACAATTGGCCGAGGTTACCGGTGCGCCGTTCGCGCAGTTCAGTCGGGTCGAGTCGGGTATTGCCGTTCCCGAGAGAGTTCCCGAGGCCGCGCGCTTGCTTGGGCGTATAGGCGATACCGCCGACCTGCGTCTGGCGCAATTGCAGGTCGATCAGCGCGAGGCTTCGCTGGGGCTTGAGAGAAGCCAGCGGATCCCCGACCTGAGGGTGAGCCTGGGCAGCCAATACAGCGAAACTGATCGTGAGCGGGTCAATGTGGTGGGGCTGTCGATGCCTGTCCCACTGTTCAATCGCAACCAGGGCAACATCCTGGCGGCTGCGCGTCGCGCCGACCAGGCCCGCGATCTGCGCAATGCCGCCGAGTTGCGCTTGCGCACGGACGTGCGTCAGGCGCTGGACCAGTGGAATACGGCGCAGAACGAGGTGACGTCGTTCAATCAGATCATCCTGCCCGCCGCGCAGAATGCGGTGGATGTCGCGACCCGGGGTTTCGAAATGGGCAAGTTCGGTTTCCTCGATGTGCTCGATGCACAACGGACCCTGATCAATGCCCGTACTCAATACCTCCAGGCGGCTGCGCAGGTGACCGACGCCTGGGTGCAGATCGAGCGGGCGTTCGGCGATCTCTCCAACACGCAGTGA